CCGGCATGATGCGGACGGCTTCTGTCGCAGGGGTGAATTCGTCCAGATTAAGCGTATAGGAATTATAATCGACAGTGGAAATCATGCCGCTTTTGTAATCACGCCGCTGAATCTGCCCGCCCTTCAGAATCAGGAAATTATCACCATCCTTGCTTATAACCATGCCGCTGGCGGCTGAGTTGATCTGTTCAAATTCAGGATTGCCACGGTCAACAAGCGTTAAACGGCGCAGGCTGCCATCCGCGCGGCGCTCGCCGATTTCTATCAGAAGGTTGTCGCCGATCGGGCGGAAACTGCCTTCCTGCAACAGCAGGTTGACCATGTCGCCATGGGCGTTTGCCAGCATATAGCGCCTTGTTTGCAGGGCATGCGGGGAAATAAAGTTGAGAATCAGAAATGAAACGATGGAAACAACACCCCCGAGCAGCAGGACAGGCCGCCAGATCACCCGCCGCGGCGCACCGCTGGCGGTGATAACAACAAGCTCGGAATCCTGATTCATCATTGAAAATGTTTGTGCGACCGCAATCACCAGTGCGAAAGGCATTACAAGATAGATGGCAGAGGGGATAAACAGAGAGGAGAATTTCAGAATTGAAAACAGGGTCTGCCCGTTGGTGAGCAGAAAATCAATGCGTCCCAGCAGTTGCACTGTCCAGGTGATACTGATGGCAACCGCAAAAACGGCAAAAAACAGGATACAGATCCGCCGCAATATATAGGTTTCAA
This is a stretch of genomic DNA from Candidatus Tokpelaia hoelldoblerii. It encodes these proteins:
- a CDS encoding Hypothetical protein (bhsal08540); translation: MYLIETYILRRICILFFAVFAVAISITWTVQLLGRIDFLLTNGQTLFSILKFSSLFIPSAIYLVMPFALVIAVAQTFSMMNQDSELVVITASGAPRRVIWRPVLLLGGVVSIVSFLILNFISPHALQTRRYMLANAHGDMVNLLLQEGSFRPIGDNLLIEIGERRADGSLRRLTLVDRGNPEFEQINSAASGMVISKDGDNFLILKGGQIQRRDYKSGMISTVDYNSYTLNLDEFTPATEAVRIMPEHQFLSKLLSPDRNDPSYQRYFLRYTAELHRRFTNWLYPFVFALIALAATGDARSHRERSTSSTFTAVFLSLIVFFLSYFFEKRSNNDPAYIPLLYIMPLVISAILIFILATNRQIRIPASWGYRFERFLIRLKSFLVRSHNKNGGSS